Proteins from a single region of Mytilus trossulus isolate FHL-02 chromosome 2, PNRI_Mtr1.1.1.hap1, whole genome shotgun sequence:
- the LOC134705911 gene encoding uncharacterized protein LOC134705911 codes for MEKLLNTQNNEMESPLHVFVKTQDNNVNVSNLRRIIEAGSSVNLRNILGETVLHCLFRRELETDCDNADSTSNFDLYVDSNIENKIQNIQDNCRFLVTRGADINQQNNKGESPIFLANLESVISSMIDIGADVNITNSLGQSLLISVVNKHDVNLDIIRLLLIKGVNVNLVDIHGNNVLHFVAWHGTNPDILPELNKHGVSIAPDNLGQQPCTVACNRRNNIQFKHVCRCPGELHIQREHFVLQKEIISVQELKENPKKFDEILKRFHPFRGNIHELLHLTSFGPISFEGESDLIKSVVKDLVVDVCKKTTEKHDYFSITLVDSGSVSEKTKINLPNEFDFLCIFEELGKICFIDEEKSDRDPGYAYLKLKDLYKDHACKVLFDENGYLDTFEIRHRIYTIIDDLFLSQKIFSHPNISYVRHHFKGANCPTFHITILWQGCMYKHLKIDIDLVPACQIVGWWPKNTIINSLYCDTTKVVDEGAVLMIQTEINEDGSPYSKQRISEIRAEQSYMQVLPKIAIDAYLLSKIVCNSRICPCLRIPHAEFQPRDILTSYMLKTCVFHMFDPTSEYTKK; via the coding sequence ATGGAAAAATTACTCAACActcaaaataatgaaatggaaTCGCCAttgcatgtttttgttaaaactcAAGACAACAACGTGAATGTATCCAATTTGAGGCGAATTATCGAAGCAGGTTCAAGTGTTAACCTTAGAAACATACTGGGAGAAACAGTACTTCATTGTCTATTCCGAAGGGAATTGGAGACAGACTGTGATAATGCTGACAGCACTAGTAACTTCGACTTATACGTAGAttcaaacattgaaaacaagATCCAGAATATCCAAGACAACTGCAGGTTTCTTGTCACCAGAGGTGCTGATATAAATCAGCAAAACAATAAGGGAGAATCTCCCATCTTTCTCGCTAATTTAGAAAGTGTTATCAGTAGCATGATAGATATTGGTGCTGATGTTAATATTACAAATAGTTTAGGACAATCGTTGTTAATTTCAGTTGTGAATAAGCACGATGTAAATTTGGATATCATCCGACTTTTGTTAATTAAAGGTGTTAACGTAAACCTAGTTGATATTCATGGTAATAATGTCTTGCATTTTGTTGCATGGCATGGTACAAATCCGGATATACTTCCAGAACTTAACAAACACGGCGTTTCCATCGCACCTGACAATCTGGGGCAACAACCATGCACTGTTGCCTGTAATCGAAGAAATAACATTCAATTTAAACATGTGTGCAGGTGCCCAGGGGAGTTGCACATACAGAGAGAACATTTCGTTTTGCAGAAAGAAATAATATCAGTTCAAGAACTTAAAGAAAATCCAAAAAAATTTGATGAGATCTTAAAGCGGTTTCACCCTTTCCGAGGAAATATACATGAACTTCTGCATTTAACTAGCTTTGGGCCAATTTCATTTGAGGGTGAGTCAGATTTGATCAAATCAGTTGTAAAAGACCTTGTTGTAGACGTATGCAAGAAAACAACTGAAAAGCACGACTACTTCTCGATAACTCTGGTTGATTCTGGTAGTGTTTCAGAGAAGACAAAGATAAATCTTCCAAACGAGTTCgactttttgtgtatttttgaagAGCTaggtaaaatatgttttattgatgAGGAAAAATCGGATCGTGATCCAGGTTATGCATACTTGAAGTTAAAAGATCTATACAAGGACCATGCATGCAAAGTACTGTTTGACGAGAATGGATATCTTGACACATTTGAGATCCGTCATAGAATATATACTATCATTGACGACTTATTTTTGTCGCAGAAAATTTTTTCTCATCCTAATATTTCATATGTTCGACACCATTTTAAGGGTGCAAACTGTCCAACATTTCATATTACTATTCTCTGGCAAGGATGTAtgtataaacatttgaaaatagaCATTGACTTGGTTCCTGCCTGTCAGATAGTGGGCTGGTGGCCGAAGAATACCATCATTAACTCACTTTACTGTGATACTACGAAAGTTGTAGATGAGGGTGCCGTCTTGATGATTCAGACTGAAATAAATGAAGACGGTAGTCCATACTCAAAGCAAAGAATATCAGAAATTAGAGCTGAGCAATCTTATATGCAAGTATTACCAAAGATTGCAATTGATGCATATCTTCTGTCAAAAATTGTGTGCAACTCTCGTATTTGTCCTTGTTTGCGCATTCCCCATGCCGAATTCCAACCCAGAGACATTTTGACTAGCTACATGCTGAAAACCtgtgtttttcatatgttcGATCCAACCTcagaatatacaaaaaaataa
- the LOC134707665 gene encoding ankyrin repeat domain-containing protein 50-like produces MAGKRALREEIKDVHRERDYVLRCKITDHQYQILECVRTRNAEKFKQLLNMGIDPGFTTYKGETPLHIVSGMKPDEASLEILSLLVYFGTSLNTMDRFGQTPLHHAARISAQNVKILLEGGANSDLMDNSGRTALMEACNSCPQDALTIVQYLMDRGCIIFSTDQDGCSALHFICMNKSQLVSIKTEIVYKLLYAGLSATATDKTGKMAICYDFEQYLCRRSNSISPIKLVDDRLKVTQALIQGGANYNRKNQRHQKSIKDAVALYNSPSLTSLLMEFRPVLSVSSLKSIRENVLASDGQGELLRHLTDFTHQVQSLKFMCRINIRDTLKGKCLPKIDLLPLPRTLKEYLSLIE; encoded by the exons ATGGCTGGAAAACGAGCTTTACGAGAGGAAATTAAG GATGTACATAGAGAGAGAGATTACGTACTGCGATGTAAAATCACAGATCATCAGTATCAGATTTTGGAATGTGTGCGAACCAGAAATGCTGAAAAATTCAAACAGTTGCTTAATATGGGCATTGATCCAGGGTTTACCACTTATAAAGGAGAAACACCTTTGCATATAGTATCAGGAATGAAACCTGATGAAG caTCACTGGAAATTTTGAGTCTGTTAGTATATTTTGGAACATCTTTGAATACCATGGACAGATTTGGACAAACACCTTTGCACCATGCAGCCAGGATATCGGCTCAGAATGTTAAAATTCTTCTGGAAGGAGGAGCAAATAGTGATTTGATGGATAATTCAG GAAGAACAGCATTGATGGAAGCTTGTAACAGTTGTCCACAAGATGCTTTGACCATTGTCCAGTACTTGATGGATAGAGGCTGTATTATATTTAGCACTGACCAAGATGGCTGTTCag cattacATTTCATCTGTATGAATAAATCACAGCTAGTTTCCATCAAAACAGAAATTGTGTATAAACTATTATATGCTGGATTGTCAGCTACAGCTACAGATAAAACAG gtaaaatggccatttgttatgattttgAGCAGTACCTTTGTAGAAGATCAAACTCAATTTCACCTATAAAACTTGTTGATGATAGGTTGAAGGTCACACAAGCATTGATCCAAGGAGGAGCAAATTACAACAGGAAAAATCAACGAcatcaaaaatcaataaaagatgCAGTTGCGCTTTATAATTCACCAAGTTTAACTTCTCTTCTTATGGAATTTCGACCTGTTTTGAGTGTGTCATCATTGAAGTCCATTAGAGAAAACGTTTTAGCTAGTGATGGTCAAGGTGAACTGTTGAGACATCTGACTGATTTCACACATCAAGTTCAGTCACTGAAGTTCATGTGTAGAATAAATATAAGAGACACTTTGAAAGGTAAATGTCTGCCAAAAATAGACTTATTACCTCTACCTAGAACATTAAAAGAGTATTTATCACTTATAGAATAA